The genomic region GGCGGTCGGCTACATCTACATCCTCAAGCTGCTGCACCTGGTCGACGACAAGATCCACGCTCGGTCGACCGGCCCCTACTCGATGATCACTCAGCAGCCCCTGGGTGGTAAGGCGCAGTTCGGTGGCCAGCGGTTCGGTGAGATGGAGGTGTGGGCGCTGGAGGCGTACGGCGCCGCCTACGCCCTCCAGGAGCTGTTGACCATCAAGTCCGACGACGTCGTGGGCCGGGTCAAGGTCTACGAGGCGATCGTCAAGGGCGAGAACATTCCGGAGCCCGGTATCCCGGAGTCGTTCAAGGTGCTCATCAAGGAGATGCAGTCGCTGTGCCTCAACGTCGAGGTCCTCTCCAGCGACGGTGTGCAGATCGAGATGCGTGACACCGACGAGGACGTCTTCCGTGCGGCGGAGGAACTCGGGATCGACCTGTCCCGGCGGGAGCCGAGCAGCGTCGAGGAGGTCTGAGCGGGCGCCGGGGGCCCGAACCGCGCGCCGTGAGGCGGCGGCCGACCCCCGGCGGTCCATCCGACTCCAGCGTCCCGACCGAGAAAGAGAGAGCAGGCGACAGTCTTGCTGGACGTCAACTTCTTCGACGAACTGCGCATCGGTCTTGCCACCGCGGACGACATCCGTCAGTGGTCGCACGGTGAGGTCAAGAAGCCGGAGACGATCAACTACCGCACCCTGAAGCCGGAGAAGGACGGGCTCTTCTGCGAGAAGATCTTCGGTCCGACCCGGGACTGGGAGTGCTACTGCGGCAAGTACAAGCGGGTCCGGTTCAAGGGCATCATCTGCGAGCGCTGTGGCGTCGAGGTCACCCGCGCCAAGGTGCGCCGTGAGCGCATGGGGCACATCGAGCTGGCCGCCCCGGTCACCCACATCTGGTACTTCAAGGGTGTTCCGAGCCGGCTCGGCTACCTGCTGGACCTGGCGCCGAAGGACCTCGAGAAGGTCATCTACTTCGCCGCCTACATGATCACCAAGGTCGACGCCGAGGCGCGCCACCGCGACCTGCCCACCCTCGAGGCCCGCATGGGCGTCGAGAAGCAGCAGCTCGAGGACAAGAAGAACGCCGACGTCGAGACTCGGCAGAAGCGGCTCGAGACCGACCTCGCGCAGCTCGAGGCCGAGGGCGCCAAGGGCGACGCGCGGCGCAAGGTCCGCGAGTCGGCCGAGCGCGAGATGCGCCAGATCCGCGACCGCGCGCAGCGCAAGATCGACGATCTGGACCGGGTGTTCGACCGCTTCAAGAACATGAAGGTCCAGGACCTGGAGCCGGACGAGCTGCTCTACCGCGAGCTGCGCGACCGGTTCGGCCAGTACTTCGACGGCGGCATGGGCGCCGAGGCGCTGCAGCGGCGGCTCGCCGACTTCGACCTGGCCGCGGAGGCCGAGTCGCTGCGCGAGACCATCCGCAGCGGCAAGGGGCAGAAGAAGGCCCGCGCGCTCAAGCGGCTCAAGGTCGTCTCGGCGTTCCTGAACACCCGCAACTCCCCGATGGGGATGGTGCTCGACTGCGTTCCGGTGATCCCGCCGGACCTGCGGCCGATGGTGCAGCTCGACGGTGGCCGGTTCGCCACCTCCGACCTCAACGACCTGTACCGCCGGGTGATCAACCGGAACAACCGCCTCAAGCGGCTGCTCGACCTCGGCGCGCCCGAGATCATCGTCAACAACGAGAAGCGGATGCTGCAGGAGGCCGTCGACGCGCTGTTCGACAACGGCCGCCGCGGCCGGCCGGTCACCGGCCCGGGTAACCGTCCGTTGAAGTCGCTGTCCGACATGCTCAAGGGCAAGCAGGGCCGGTTCCGCCAGAACCTGCTCGGCAAGCGGGTCGACTACTCCGGCCGGTCGGTCATCGTCGTCGGTCCGCAGCTCAAGCTGCACCAGTGCGGTCTGCCCAAGCAGATGGCGCTGGAGCTGTTCAAGCCGTTCGTGATGAAGCGCCTGGTGGACCTCAACCACGCGCAGAACATCAAGTCGGCGAAGCGGATGGTGGAGCGGGCCCGCCCGGTCGTCTGGGACGTGCTCGAGGAGGTCATCACCGAGCACCCGGTGCTGCTCAACCGGGCGCCGACCCTGCACCGCCTCGGCATCCAGGCCTTCGAGCCGCAGCTGGTCGAGGGCAAGGCCATCCAGATCCACCCGCTGGTCTGCACGGCGTTCAACGCCGACTTCGACGGCGACCAGATGGCGGTGCACCTGCCGCTGTCCGCCGAGGCGCAGGCCGAGGCGCGGATCCTGATGCTGTCGAGCAACAACATCCTCTCGCCGGCGTCCGGTCGACCGCTGGCGATGCCCAGCCTCGACATGGTCACCGGGGTGTTCCACCTGTCGACGCTGGCCGAGGGCGCCGTCGGGGAGGGGCGGGCGTTCTCGTCGGTCGCCGAGGCGCAGATGGCCTTCGACGCCCGCGAGATCGCGCTGCAGGCGCGGATCAGCGTCCGGCTGCGCGACACCACCCCGCCGTCGGACTGGGTGCCGCCGGCCGACTGGGTCACTGGGGACGTGTTCACCCTGGAGACCACGTTCGGCCGCTGCCTGCTCAACGAGGCGCTGCCGGAGGGCTACCCCTTCATCAACGCCCAGCTCAACAAGAAGGCCCAGGCCGCGATCGTCAACGACCTGGCCGAGCGGTACCCGAAGATCCAGGTCGCGGCGACCCTGGACGCGCTGAAGAGCGCCGGTTTCTACTGGGCCACCCGGTCCGGGGTCACCGTCGCGATCGAGGACGTCGTCGCGCCGCCGAACAAGGCCGAGATCCTCGACGACTACGAGCAGCGGGCCGACCGGGTGCAGAAGCAGTTCGACCGCGGCTTCCTGTCCGACGAGGAGCGCCGCAGCGAGCTGGTGCAGATCTGGACCGAGGCGACCAACAAGATCGCCGAGGCGATGGAGAAGAACTTCCCGCAGACCAACCCGGTCTACGTGCTGGTCAACTCCGGAGCCGCCGGAAACATGATGCAGATCCGGCAGCTCGCCGGCATGCGTGGCCTGGTCTCCAACCCGAAGGGCGAGATCATCCCGCGGCCGATCAAGGCGAACTTCCGCGAGGGCCTCACCGTGCTCGAGTACTTCATCTCGACCCACGGTGCCCGTAAGGGTCTCGCCGACACCGCCCTGCGGACCGCCGACTCCGGCTACCTGACCCGCCGGCTCGTCGACGTCAGCCAGGACGTCATCGTCCGCGAGGAGGACTGCGGCACCGAGCGCGGCATCCTGACCCGGATCGCCCGGCGCGGCGCCGACGGCGTGCTCGTGCGCGACCGCTACGCCGAGACCTCGGCGTACGCGCGGACGCTGGCCTCCGACGCCGTCGACGAGCACGGTGAGATCATCGTGCCCGCCGGCACCGACGCCGGGGACGTGGCGATCGGCCAGATCATCGAGGCCGGCATCGAGTCGGTCCGGGTGCGTTCGGCGCTGACCTGCGAGTCCCGGATGGGGGTGTGCGCCCAGTGCTACGGGCGTTCGCTGGCCACCGGCAAGCTGGTCGACGTCGGCGAGGCCGTCGGGATCGTCGCCGCGCAGTCCATCGGCGAGCCGGGTACCCAGCTGACGATGCGTACCTTCCACAGCGGTGGCGTCGCCGGTGACGACATCACCCAGGGTCTGCCGCGTGTCGTCGAGCTGTTCGAGGCCCGTAGCCCGAAGGGCAAGGCGCCCATCACCGAGGTCTCCGGTCGGGTGAAGATCGAGGAGACCGAGAAGACCTTCAAGGTCGTGGTGGTGCCGGACGACGGCAGCGAGGAGATCGCCTACCCGGTCTCGCGGCGCTCGCGCCTGCGGGTCCGCGAGGGCGACCGCATCGAGGTCGGCAACCAGATCGTCGACGGTGCCGTCGACCCGCACGAGGTGCTGCGCATCCTCGGCCCGCGCCAGGTCCAGCTCCACCTGGTCGACCAGGTCCAGGAGGTGTACCGGTCGCAGGGCGTGTCGATCCACGACAAGCACATCGAGATCATCATCCGCCAGATGCTCAAGCGGGTGAACGTGCTGGAGTCCGGCGAGACCAACCTGCTGCCCGGCGAGCTGTGCGAGCGGGCCCGGTTCGAGTCGGAGAACCGCCGGGTGGTCGAGTCCGGCGGCCAGCCGGCCTCGGCTCGTCCGGTGCTGATGGGGATCACCAAGGCGTCGCTGGCCACCGAGTCGTGGCTGTCGGCGGCCTCCTTCCAGGAGACGACCCGAGTGCTCACCGACGCGGCGATCAACGCCCGGTCGGACTCGCTCGTCGGCCTCAAGGAGAACGTCATCATCGGTAAGCTCATCCCGGCCGGCACCGGCATCTCCCGGTACCGCAACATCCGGGTCGAGCCGACCGAGGAGGCGCGCGCCGCGATGTACTCCGTCGGCGCGTACGAGGACGGCGGCAGCGTGGAGTACGGCGCGTTCGGCACCGGCTCCGGCCAGGCCGTCCCGCTGGACGAGTTCGACTACCGCAGCTCGGGCGACTTCCGCTGACCCGGAACCGCTGATCCGGAACCGCTGAGCCGATCCCGCCGGCCCGGTGCCCCCCGCTCGGGGGCGCCGGGCCGGCGGCGTTCTCCGCCCGGTGCCGCGCCGGGTCCGGGCGGGTGCCGGTCGGTTCCCCCTGCTTGTCCAGAGGGATATTTCGGGCGCGGAGGCCTCCGGACAAGCAGGGAGGTCGGGACCGGCCTGGCCGGAGACGACGGTAGGTGATCAATGGGTGGGGAACTCGCGGCGGACTGGGCCGACATCCGGCGGCTGCACGCGATCTACGAGGACGAGGCGGTCCTGGCGCTCGACAAGCCCGTCGGCATCTCGGTGATGGGGGAGCGCCACGACACCGACCTCGTGCGCCTGGCCGCCGACGCCGGCGAGGAGCTGTTCCCCGTGCACCGGATCGACAAGGTGACCTCGGGGATCGTGCTGTTCGCCCGGGAGCTGCGCTACCACGGCGACCTGACCAGGCAGTTCCAGCGGCGCACGGTCGGCAAGTGCTACCTTGCGCTGACCCGAACCCGCGGCCTGCCGGCGGCGGGGACCATCGACCTGCCGCTCAGCGTCGGCCGCAAGAGCCGGGTCCGGGTGGCCGCGAACCGCGCCGACATCACCCTGCTCCCATCCGGCGACCCAACCGCGTCCGGCGACCCAACCGCGTCCGGCGACCCAACTGCGTCCGGCGACCTGGCCGCGTCCGACCACGCGCTCGCAGCGGGCGGAGTGGTCGCGGCCGGCAACCTGGTCGGTGCGGGCGCAGTGGCGGACGAGGGGCACTGGTCCGTTCCGCCCGAGGCGGTCTTCGGCCACGTGCGGACCTATCCCTCGGTCACGACGTTCGTCCGGATCTGGGAGGGCGGCGAGCACACCCTGCTCGCCGCGACGCCGCAGACCGGGCGGCGCCACCAGATCCGCGTGCACCTGGCCTGGATCGGCCATCCGATCGCGGGCGACCCACTGTTCGTCAAGGCGCCGCAGACCCGCGCCTTCCTGCACTCCTGGCGGCTGGCCTTCGACGCCGCCTGGGCCGGCGGCGCGCGCGTCGAGGTCGAGGCGCCCCCCGACGCCGACTTCCTCGCCCCCATCGGTGACCGGCCGCCCGCAGACCTGCTCGACGACGCTCGACGCCAGTGACGAGGCCGAGCGATCATCGGTCGGGGTACGCCGCCTCGCGGAGCTCGCCGTACACCCGGACCAGGTCGGGTAGCTGGTAGTGGGCGTTCAGACCGCTCGGGTTGGGCAGCAGCCAGACGCCCGCCTGACCCAGGGTCTCCGGCTGGCGACCGACCTGCGCCCGGCGCCGGCCGAAGCCGACCCGGTAGGCGGCCAGGCCGAGGAAGGCCACCCAGTGCGGCGAGATCCGCTCGACGAGCCCGGTGAGCCGGTCGACGCCGGCCCGGACCTCGTCGTCGCCGATCTCGTCGGCGCGGGCGGTGGACCGGTTGACCAGGTTGGTGATGCTGATGCCGCGGCTGGTCAGCTCGGCGGTCTCGCTGGGGTGCAGCCGGCGTGGGGTGAACCCGGCGAGGTGCAGGACGGGCCACAGGCGGTTGCTCGGCGTGCCGAAGTGGAAGCCGGTCGCCCCGGACTCCAGGGACGGGTTGATCCCGCACAGCAGCACGGTGGTCCGCGGGGCGAGGAGGTCGGGAACCTCGGTGTCGTAGGCGGCGAGCAGCTCGGCCCGGGTCGGCCGGGCGGGTGGGGCGGCCGGCGGCTGCGAGCCAACTGCGTCAAACATGTCCTCGTGGACCTCCGGTGCCGGTATCGTGCTGTCTCGTACAGCGTGCCAGGACCAGGATCGCGGTCGTACGAGGGCTGCGGTCGTACGAGGGCTGCGGATGTACCAGGGCCGTGGGTGTACCAGGGCCGTGGGATGCCGCCGAGGTCCCCGGGTTCCGGCTCGCTGCCTTCGGTGCTGATGCCGGAGTCCGGCCGCCCCGCCATGCGGGTAGTGGATTGTCGGCTCCGGTGGGCCCGATCGACGCGGGCCGGTGTGATCCCGGGCTGTGCCGGGTTCTGGGCGAGTTGCGTGTTTCGGGACCGCCGGTGCGGCTGTCGTGTGCGACGGCCGGGCCCGCCGTCCGAGGTCATGGGCTTGTGGGGCTGCGGTGTCTGCGTCGGACGTCGGCCGATACCCCGTTCGACACGTGACGCGGCCGTGGAGTACTGTTGATTCCTGTGGCCGGAGTCCACGTGACTCCGGCGTGCGTCTTGCACTTCGATGTGGCGCCGTGGTGCCTGGCAGGCTGACGTAAAGTCACCGCCCGGGTGTCCGTCGGCGACTGTCGGGCTCGGTTCCGCGAAGCGGCCGGGCGGGTTGGCGCGCTGTCCACCGCAGTTGGATCAATCGAATGTGTGATCCTCTTCGGACGAAACGGCGCGACACGCCCGACCGCGTGGGTCGGAGAAGCCGGTCGAGGCCACCGCGGTGGCCCTGGTGCGGTTCGCAAGGAAAGCAGGTAGGCCGGCGTACCGGTCTGGTTGCCCAAGGCAGTACGACGAGGCGTCACAGGAACGGGAGCGGCGTTGCCCACGATCCAGCAGCTGGTCCGCAAGGGCCGGCAGGACAAGGTCGAGAAGACCAAGACCCCGGCACTCAAGGGGAGCCCTCAGCGTCGTGGTGTGTGCACCCGCGTCTACACGACCACCCCCAAGAAGCCGAACTCGGCGCTGCGCAAGGTCGCGCGTGTCCGGCTGAACAGCGGGATCGAGGTCACCGCCTACATTCCCGGCGTCGGCCACAACCTGCAGGAGCACTCGATCGTCCTGGTTCGCGGCGGTCGAGTGAAGGACCTTCCGGGCGTTCGCTACAAGATCGTCCGAGGCGCTCTCGACACGCAGGGCGTCCGTAACCGCAAGCAGGCTCGTAGCCGCTACGGCGCGAAGAAGGAGAAGGGCTGATGCCGCGCAAGGGGCCCGCGCCCAAGCACGCCGTCGTCGTCGACCCGGTGTACGGGTCGGCGCTGGTGACCGCGCTGGTGAACAAGGTGCTGATGAGCGGCAAGAAGTCGGTCGCGGAGCGCATCGTGTACGGCGCGCTGGAAGGCGCGAAGAACAAGACCGGCAACGACCCGGTCGTCACGCTCAAGCGGGCGCTCGACAACGTCAAGCCCACGCTGGAGGTGCGCAGCCGCCGGGTCGGTGGCGCCACCTACCAGGTGCCGGTCGAGGTTCGCGCCGGCCGCAGCACGACCCTCGCTCTGCGCTGGATCGTCGGCTACTCCCGGGCTCGTCGTGAGAAGACGATGACCGAGCGGCTGATGAACGAGCTCATCGACGCGAGTAACGGCCTCGGCGCGAGCGTGAAGCGCCGGGAGGACACCCACAAGATGGCGGAGTCCAACAAGGCCTTCGCCCACTACCGCTGGTAGCTCGACATGCCATCTGACGCACCTTCCTCGCTGGCCAGTACCCGCAACATCGGGATCATGGCCCACATCGACGCGGGCAAGACCACCACGACCGAGCGCATCCTCTTCTACACCGGTGTGAACTACAAGATCGGTGAGGTCCACGAGGGCGGCGCGACGATGGACTGGATGGAGCAGGAGCAGGAGCGGGGGATCACCATCACCTCCGCGGCCACCACCTGTATCTGGCGCGACCACACCATCAACATCATCGACACGCCCGGCCACGTCGACTTCACGGTTGAGGTCGAGCGGTCGCTGCGCGTCCTCGACGGCGCCGTGGCGGTGTTCGACGCCGTCGCCGGCGTCGAGCCGCAGAGCGAGACGGTCTGGAAGCAGGCCGACCGGTACAACGTGCCGCGGATCGCCTTCGTCAACAAGATGGACCGGGTCGGCGCGGAATTCCACCGCTGCGTGGACATGATGGTCGAGCGGCTCGACGCGACGCCCGCCGTCATCCAGCTCCCCTGGGGCGTGGAGTCGGACTTCCGCGGCGTCATCGACCTGATCCGGATGAAGGGCCTGCTCTGGAAGTCCGAGGACAAGGGCGCCTCCTACGAGGTCGTCGACATTCCTCGGGACCACCTGGAGGCCGCGCAGGAATGGCGCGACAAGCTCCTGGAGACGGTCGCGGAGAACGACGACGAGCTCATGGAGCTCTACCTCGAGGGTGAGGAGCCCTCCGAGGAGCAGCTCATGGCCGGTCTGCGGCGCGGCACCCTCGCCAGCAAGATCAACCCGGTGCTGTGTGGCTCCGCGTTCAAGAACAAGGGCGTCCAGCCCATGCTCGACGCGGTCGTCGACTTCCTGCCGAACCCGCTGGACATCGGCGCCACCATCGGTCACTCGGTCAGCGACGAGGACGCCGAGGTCCGCCGCGAGCCCAGCGAGGACGAGCCGTTCTCGGCGCTTGCCTTCAAGATTATGAGCGACCCGTACGTCGGCAAGCTGACCTACATCCGGGTGTACTCGGGCAGGCTCACCGGCGGCTCGCCAGTGCTGAACTCGACGAAGGACCGCAAGGAGCGCATCGGGCGCATCCTGCAGATGCACGCCAACCACCGGGAGGACCGGGACGGCGTCGGTGCGGGGCAGATCGTCGCCGTGGTGGGGCTGAAGAACACCACCACCGGTGACACGCTCTGCGACCCGAACGCGCCGGTGATCCTGGAGTCGATGACGTTCCCGGCGCCGGTCATCCACGTCGCGATCGAGCCGAAGACGAAGGCCGACCAGCAGAAGCTGGGCACCGCCATCCAGCGGCTCGCCGAGGAGGACCCGACCTTCCAGGTCCGCACCGACGAGGAGACCGGCCAGACGATCATCGCCGGCATGGGCGAGCTGCACCTCGACGTGCTGGTCGACCGCATGCGTCGCGAGTACGGCGTCGAGGCCAACGTCGGCAAGCCGCAGGTGGCCTACCGGGAGACGATCCGCCGCAAGGTGGAGAAGGTCGACTACACCCACAAGAAGCAGACGGGTGGGTCCGGCCAGTACGCCCGAGTGATCATCAACCTGGAGCCCTCCGGCGGCGACGGCGGCGGCTACGAGTTCGAGAACAAGGTCACCGGCGGTCGCATCCCCCGGGAGTACATCCCGTCCGTCGATGCCGGCTGCCAGGAGGCCATGGAGTTCGGCGTGCTCGCCGGCTACCCGCTGGTCGACGTCAAGGTCACCCTCCTGGACGGTCAGTACCACGACGTGGACTCGTCCGAGCTCGCCTTCAAGATCGCCGGCTCGATGGCGTTCAAGGACGCGGCTCGCAAGGCCGATCCCGTGCTTCTCGAGCCGCTGATGGCCGTCGAGGTCACCACGCCCGAGGACCACATGGGCGACGTCATCGGTGACCTGAACTCCCGCCGCGGACAGATCCAGGCGATGGAGGAGCGCGGCGGTTCCCGGATCGTGCGGGCGCAGGTGCCGCTGTCGGAGATGTTCGGCTACGTCGGCGACCTGCGGTCCAAGACGTCCGGCCGGGCCAGCTACTCGATGCAGTTCGACTCCTACGCCGAGGTTCCCGGGAACGTCGCCAAGGAGATCATCGCCAAGGCGAGGGGGGAGTGACCGCCCTCGTGGCGTGAACGCCTCCCGACCTGACTACACAGCACGACACCACCCGTCCTTGGAGGGACACCCGTGGCGAAGCAGAAGTTCGAGCGGACGAAGCCGCACGTCAATATCGGCACCATCGGTCACATCGACCATGGCAAGACCACGCTGACCGCGGCGATCACCAAGGTCCTGCACGACGCGCACCCGGACCTCAACCCCTTCACGCCGTTCGACCAGATCGACAAGGCGCCGGAGGAGAAGGCCCGCGGCATCACGATCTCGATCGCGCACGTCGAGTACCAGACCGACAAGCGGCACTACGCGCACGTCGACTGCCCCGGGCACGCGGACTACATCAAGAACATGATCACCGGTGCCGCCCAGATGGACGGGGCGATCCTGGTGGTGTCCGCGACCGACGGCCCGATGCCGCAGACGAAGGAGCACGTGCTCCTCGCGCGTCAGGTCGGCGTGCCCTACATCGTCGTCGCGCTGAACAAGGCCGACATGGTCGACGACGAGGAGATCCTGGAGCTCGTCGAGCTCGAGGTCCGCGAGCTGCTCAGCTCGTACGAGTTCCCGGGTGACGACGTCCCGGTCATCCGCGTCTCCGCGCTCAAGGCGCTGGAGGGCGACAAGGAGTGGGGCGCCAAGCTCCTCGAGCTCATGGCCGCGGTCGACGACTCGATCCCCGAGCCGCAGCGTGACATCGACCGGCCGTTCCTCATGCCGATCGAGGACGTCTTCACGATCACCGGTCGTGGCACGGTCGTCACCGGCCGCGTCGAGCGTGGAATCGTCAAGGTCAACGAGACCGTGGAGATCGTCGGCATCAAGCCGGAGACCACCACGACGACCGTCACCGGCGTCGAGATGTTCCGCAAGCTGCTCGACGAGGGGCGTGCCGGCGACAACGTGGGCCTGCTCCTTCGTGGCATCAAGCGCGAGGACGTCGAGCGCGGCCAGGTCATCGTCAAGCCGAAGACGATCACCCCGCACACCGTGTTCGAGGCGCGCGTCTACATCCTGAACAAGGACGAGGGCGGTCGCCACACGCCGTTCTTCAAGAACTACCGGCCGCAGTTCTACTTCCGCACCACTGACGTGACCGGCGTCGTGACCCTCCCCGAGGGCACGGAGATGGTCATGCCGGGCGACAACACCGAGATGACGGTCGAGCTCATCCAGCCGATCGCCATGGAGGAGGGTCTGCGCTTCGCCATCCGCGAGGGTGGCCGGACCGTCGGCGCGGGCCAGGTCACGAAGGTTCTCAAGTAGTAGCGGTGGGCGGTGGGTCCGGATCCCCCGGGCCCACCGCCCACATTGCTGCCCGGGCGGCGCGATTGCCCTCACCGCCCGGGCGGCCCGGCTGCCGGTGCCACCCGGCTGCCGACGTGGCAGGTAATCCGGCCCGAGCGTCGATCGATCGACGCGGGGCCGGCACGAGACAGCGGTAACCGGCAGATTCCCTCCGCCGGCGGCGGGGCACGGGCCTCACGCCACCGGCGGAGGCGTGGATCTACGGGCGGTGACCCGGTAGCGGTACCGGCCGGACGAGACAGACAGGACAGGCGAAGCCCACCATGGCGGCACAGAAGATCCGCATTCGGCTCAAGGCCTATGACCACGAGGTCATCGACAGCTCGGCGCGGAAGATCGTCGAGACGGTGACCCGGACGGGTGCGCAGGTCGCGGGACCGGTGCCGCTGCCGACGGAGAAGAACATCTACTGCGTCATCCGGTCGCCGCACAAGTACAAGGACAGCCGCGAGCACTTCGAGATGCGGACGCACAAGCGGCTGATCGACATCCTTGACCCGACGCCGAAGACGGTCGACTCGCTGATGCGGCTCGACCTCCCCGCCGGTGTCGACATCGAGATCAAGCTGTAAGAGGGGCCGGCGCAGTCATGCTCATCCGCAACTACAGAGGGCTCCTGGGCACCAAGCTCGGGATGACCCAGGTATGGGACGCGAACAACCGCGTCGTGCCGGTCACCGTCATCAAGGCCGGACCCAATGTCGTCACGCAGGTCAAGACGCCTGACTCGGACGGATACTCGGCCGTCCAGCTCGGTTACGGCGAGATCGACCCGCGTAAGATCAACAAGCCGGCCCGTGGGCACTTCGCCACGAGCGGGGTGACGCCGCGGCGCCACCTCGTCGAGCTGCGCACCGCCGACGCCGGCAACTACCGGCCCGGCCAGGAGCTGACCGGCGAGGTGTTCGCCGAGGGGACCGTCGTCGACGTCACCGGCACCTCCAAGGGCAAGGGCTTCGCCGGTGTCATGAAGCGTCATGGCTTCAAGGGCCTGGGCGCCGGGCACGGCGTCGAGCGCAAGCACCGCTCGCCGGGTTCGGTCGGCGGCTGCGCCACCCCCGGGCGCGTCTTCAAGGGCCTGCGCATGGCGGGCCGGATGGGCCACGCGCGCACCACCACGCCGGGCCTGACCATCCACGCCGTCGACACCGAGCGTGGCTTTCTGCTGGTGAAGGGCGCGATTCCCGGCCCGGACGGCGGCCTTGTCTTCGTGCGCAGCGCGGCCAAGCGCCCGGCGCCCGAGGCGATCGCCCCGGCCGCGACCGTCGGCGCCGGTGAGGAGGTCTCGGCATGAGCCCGGTGGCGACCGCATCCGATCCGGATGCCACCACCACGCGCACCGTCTCGGTGCACGCGCCGAACGGC from Frankia alni ACN14a harbors:
- the rplC gene encoding 50S ribosomal protein L3, with amino-acid sequence MLIRNYRGLLGTKLGMTQVWDANNRVVPVTVIKAGPNVVTQVKTPDSDGYSAVQLGYGEIDPRKINKPARGHFATSGVTPRRHLVELRTADAGNYRPGQELTGEVFAEGTVVDVTGTSKGKGFAGVMKRHGFKGLGAGHGVERKHRSPGSVGGCATPGRVFKGLRMAGRMGHARTTTPGLTIHAVDTERGFLLVKGAIPGPDGGLVFVRSAAKRPAPEAIAPAATVGAGEEVSA
- the rpsJ gene encoding 30S ribosomal protein S10, which translates into the protein MAAQKIRIRLKAYDHEVIDSSARKIVETVTRTGAQVAGPVPLPTEKNIYCVIRSPHKYKDSREHFEMRTHKRLIDILDPTPKTVDSLMRLDLPAGVDIEIKL
- the tuf gene encoding elongation factor Tu, which encodes MAKQKFERTKPHVNIGTIGHIDHGKTTLTAAITKVLHDAHPDLNPFTPFDQIDKAPEEKARGITISIAHVEYQTDKRHYAHVDCPGHADYIKNMITGAAQMDGAILVVSATDGPMPQTKEHVLLARQVGVPYIVVALNKADMVDDEEILELVELEVRELLSSYEFPGDDVPVIRVSALKALEGDKEWGAKLLELMAAVDDSIPEPQRDIDRPFLMPIEDVFTITGRGTVVTGRVERGIVKVNETVEIVGIKPETTTTTVTGVEMFRKLLDEGRAGDNVGLLLRGIKREDVERGQVIVKPKTITPHTVFEARVYILNKDEGGRHTPFFKNYRPQFYFRTTDVTGVVTLPEGTEMVMPGDNTEMTVELIQPIAMEEGLRFAIREGGRTVGAGQVTKVLK